A genomic region of uncultured Paludibaculum sp. contains the following coding sequences:
- a CDS encoding DUF5107 domain-containing protein: protein MSIIRCVAVILLLGSSSAMAEVTVTELKVNIPTYVAGPPDVNPFFYTGRTYQGAKGMVYPYPMYDSLTDAKQDKSYTEVCLENEYVKVCVLPELGGRIFEAVDKTNGYNFFYKQSVIKPALIGMLGAWISGGVEWNIPHHHRASSFMPVLYKTKENADGSKTVYVGELELRDRMRWAVGLTLRPGSSVLEAQVTALNTAPVQNSLLYFANVAVHTNDDYQVIFPPATQFATQHAKREFSRWPIADSVYAGVDFTKGVDVSMWKNHPSAISMFAWNEDDDWLAGYDYGKQAGTMHWADHYQVPGKKFFTWGTGPGGRLWDKILSDTDGPYLELMVGGWSDNQPDYSWLKPYETKTLKQYWYPFRNIGGAKNATREAAVNLEVKNGQVKAGFYTTQKFPQAKATVMAGEKELWSTVRDLDPANPLIQEFPLPAGVKETDLRIVLQAAGRELVSYQPVERKKLPMPEPVHPPETPQKTKSTEELYLAGLRLEQFHSPALEPDPYYQEAIKRDPNDIRNRTALGILCIKRGQFAEAEKHLRVAVDRIQQNYTRAKDAEALYYLGVALESQGRLKEAQDWLERAAWDLSWRSAAYFHVAQIKGRQNKLDEALTYLDRALVTNEWNTPALWLKSLILQHQGRGGEAAAVRKALRAIDPIDLRGFSDINELFTVSQQQPAEGLELVVSCINGGLYREAEMLLDRMPAKSPMVHYYRGMLTERQGQKETALVHYKKGSALPSDYVFPFQVEAMDALYAAINANPQDPRPRYYLGNLLFDRQPAEAVTQWKKTVELDPSMAIAWRNLSVAYAREDNGVPRAITDLEKAVSLNGNDALYLFELDRLYEFSQTPVAKRLQLLESHKPTVEKRDDATSRLVTLQVLAGKYDDAVAVMRQRHFHLWEGGARFNVQDTWTDALVLRGHQKMKAKNYAGALEDFKNAIQYPENIEVTRAYRGSRAPETLYNSGLALAAMGKQTEAQKAWREATAEMVGTDENPRVSVDGGAALVYYQALSLQKLGDTARAKVLFQSLVDAANRAMQRTPGTEFFAKFGEQRSPRLRSAQAHYVAGLGQLGLGDTARAKAEFQKAVELNAYLLDARTRLDGMTQ from the coding sequence ATGTCGATCATTCGCTGCGTAGCAGTCATACTTTTGCTGGGCTCCTCCTCCGCCATGGCGGAGGTGACGGTTACCGAGCTCAAAGTTAATATTCCAACCTACGTCGCCGGACCACCGGATGTGAATCCGTTCTTCTACACGGGCCGGACATACCAGGGCGCCAAAGGCATGGTGTACCCCTACCCGATGTACGACAGCCTGACCGACGCGAAGCAGGATAAGAGCTACACCGAAGTCTGCCTGGAGAACGAGTATGTCAAGGTGTGTGTGCTGCCGGAGCTGGGTGGGCGCATCTTCGAAGCCGTGGACAAGACGAACGGCTACAACTTTTTCTACAAGCAATCTGTGATCAAGCCGGCGCTTATCGGCATGTTGGGCGCCTGGATCAGCGGTGGCGTGGAATGGAACATTCCGCATCATCACCGGGCATCGAGCTTCATGCCGGTTCTCTACAAAACGAAAGAGAATGCGGATGGCTCCAAGACGGTGTATGTCGGCGAACTGGAGCTGCGCGACCGGATGCGCTGGGCTGTCGGCCTGACGCTGCGTCCGGGTTCGAGCGTGCTGGAGGCGCAGGTGACGGCATTGAATACGGCGCCGGTGCAGAACTCGCTGCTCTACTTTGCGAATGTGGCCGTGCACACGAATGACGACTATCAGGTGATCTTCCCGCCGGCCACGCAGTTTGCCACGCAGCACGCAAAACGCGAGTTTTCGCGTTGGCCCATCGCCGACAGTGTCTACGCCGGAGTGGATTTCACCAAAGGCGTCGACGTGAGCATGTGGAAGAACCACCCCAGCGCCATCTCGATGTTCGCCTGGAATGAAGACGACGACTGGCTGGCCGGCTACGACTACGGCAAGCAGGCCGGCACGATGCATTGGGCCGATCACTATCAGGTGCCGGGCAAGAAGTTCTTCACCTGGGGCACCGGACCGGGCGGCCGCCTGTGGGACAAGATCCTCAGCGACACCGATGGCCCCTACCTGGAACTGATGGTGGGCGGTTGGAGCGACAATCAGCCGGACTATAGCTGGCTGAAGCCCTACGAGACGAAGACGCTGAAGCAGTACTGGTATCCGTTCCGCAATATCGGCGGAGCGAAGAACGCCACGCGCGAGGCGGCCGTAAATCTGGAGGTGAAGAACGGCCAGGTGAAGGCCGGCTTCTACACGACGCAGAAGTTCCCGCAGGCCAAGGCCACTGTGATGGCCGGTGAGAAAGAGCTGTGGTCGACTGTGAGGGACCTGGATCCGGCGAATCCGCTGATTCAGGAATTCCCGCTGCCGGCCGGCGTGAAAGAGACCGATCTCCGGATCGTGCTGCAGGCGGCAGGCCGCGAGCTTGTCTCCTACCAGCCTGTAGAGCGCAAGAAGCTGCCGATGCCGGAGCCGGTACATCCGCCGGAGACGCCGCAGAAGACGAAGTCGACCGAGGAACTCTACCTGGCCGGATTGCGGCTGGAGCAGTTCCACAGCCCGGCGCTCGAGCCGGATCCGTACTATCAGGAAGCGATCAAGCGCGACCCGAACGACATCCGGAATCGCACGGCGCTGGGCATCCTGTGCATCAAGCGCGGCCAGTTCGCCGAAGCCGAGAAGCACCTGCGTGTGGCCGTGGATCGTATTCAACAGAACTATACGCGCGCCAAGGACGCCGAGGCGCTCTACTATCTGGGCGTGGCGCTGGAATCGCAAGGCCGGTTGAAGGAGGCACAGGACTGGCTGGAGCGCGCCGCCTGGGATCTGTCCTGGCGTTCGGCCGCCTATTTCCACGTGGCGCAGATCAAGGGCCGGCAGAACAAGCTCGACGAAGCGTTGACTTATCTCGACCGCGCTCTCGTGACGAACGAGTGGAACACGCCCGCACTATGGCTGAAGTCGCTGATCCTGCAGCATCAGGGCCGGGGCGGGGAAGCGGCGGCGGTGCGCAAAGCGCTGCGGGCGATCGATCCCATCGACCTGCGCGGGTTCTCCGACATCAATGAACTGTTCACCGTGAGCCAGCAGCAGCCTGCGGAAGGACTGGAACTGGTGGTCTCGTGCATCAACGGTGGCCTCTATCGTGAGGCTGAAATGCTGCTGGATCGCATGCCGGCGAAGTCGCCGATGGTGCACTACTACCGCGGCATGCTGACGGAGCGGCAGGGCCAGAAGGAAACCGCACTGGTCCACTACAAGAAGGGCTCGGCGCTACCGTCCGACTATGTGTTCCCCTTCCAGGTGGAGGCGATGGATGCGCTCTACGCCGCCATCAACGCCAATCCCCAGGATCCGCGGCCACGCTACTATCTCGGCAACCTCCTGTTCGACCGCCAGCCCGCCGAGGCCGTCACGCAGTGGAAGAAAACCGTCGAGCTCGACCCGTCGATGGCGATCGCATGGCGCAATCTGTCGGTGGCCTATGCGCGCGAAGACAACGGTGTGCCGCGGGCGATAACGGATCTGGAGAAAGCTGTGTCGTTGAACGGCAACGACGCGCTGTATCTGTTCGAGCTCGATCGGCTCTATGAGTTCTCCCAGACGCCCGTGGCCAAGCGGCTGCAACTGCTGGAGTCGCACAAACCGACCGTGGAGAAGCGTGACGACGCGACCTCCCGGCTGGTGACCCTGCAGGTGCTGGCCGGCAAGTACGACGACGCCGTGGCTGTGATGCGGCAGCGGCACTTTCACCTCTGGGAAGGCGGAGCGCGGTTCAACGTGCAGGATACGTGGACCGATGCCCTGGTTCTGCGCGGCCATCAGAAGATGAAGGCGAAGAACTACGCCGGCGCGCTGGAGGACTTCAAGAACGCCATCCAGTATCCGGAGAACATCGAAGTGACGCGGGCCTATCGCGGCAGCCGCGCTCCGGAGACGCTCTATAACTCCGGTCTGGCACTGGCCGCTATGGGCAAGCAAACGGAAGCGCAAAAGGCTTGGCGCGAGGCGACGGCCGAGATGGTGGGCACGGACGAGAATCCGCGCGTGTCGGTGGATGGTGGCGCGGCGCTGGTCTACTACCAGGCGTTGTCGCTGCAGAAGCTCGGCGACACGGCTCGGGCGAAGGTGCTGTTCCAGTCGCTGGTTGATGCGGCCAATCGCGCAATGCAACGGACGCCGGGCACCGAGTTCTTCGCCAAGTTCGGCGAGCAGAGGTCCCCGAGGCTCCGCTCGGCGCAGGCTCACTACGTCGCCGGTCTGGGACAACTCGGGCTGGGCGACACGGCAAGGGCCAAGGCCGAGTTCCAGAAAGCGGTGGAGTTAAACGCCTACCTGCTGGACGCTCGCACCCGTTTGGATGGCATGACACAATAA